The Grus americana isolate bGruAme1 chromosome 29, bGruAme1.mat, whole genome shotgun sequence genome contains the following window.
ATCCCGCCGCTCTGAGTGAAGAGcactttatttgttttcattaatgcAGTGCACGAGGCCGGCTAATCTAATCCCAGCTCTAAATTGCGTTAGGGAAAAGCCCGCGATCGCAGGGGCGAGCTCGGGCAGCGCTTTTCCTACGGTGGGGAGGGAGCCGGGCGATccgggctgggcagggagctgggtgGCAGCCGGTCCCCGGGAGGATCACTTGCCAGCGATTTttggggaagcagaggaggcTGAACGCTGCCTGTCATCCCCTGAGCCTGGGAGCCAacgctgctggggctgcccaaGAGCGTGCAGGTCCCAGGCAGGGTTTGGGGAAGCTCGGTCCCGTTccggggtgtgtgggggggtcaCATCCCTGTGCTGGGTCCCTCACGGCACGGCAGCTCCGCAGAATTGTCACGTCCGGGTCTGAAGTTTCCCATCAGGCTCACGTGGgctggcagaggctggggggggggggaccccagcTGCCCCGGGGTACGaacccctcatccttcctcgTGCCCTTCCCCGTTTGCCGCAGGCCCAGCGAGGAGATGGTGAAGATGGTGCTGAGCCGGCCCTGCCACCCCGACGACCAGTTCACCACGAGCATCCTGCGGCACTGGTGCATCAAACACGACGACCTCCTGGCCGAGCACATCAAGTCGCTGCTGATCAAGAACAACAGCCTACCACGAAAACGCCAAAGGTGAGGGGCCGGGGCAGGCGCAGcatctccccctgctccccgccccggggccgccccgccaCCGGGAACCGCGTGACGGACCCTGCCTCGTGCCCCGGCCGAGATGCCACGTGCCGTCGGCGCAGCGCCGGCGTGCCATGCCCGTCCTGCCGGTTACGCCGTCGTTTCCTCGAGGCCGGGGCGGTGCCGCTGCCCGCCCACGAGCTGATGCGCGCAGCCAGAGCCCCGAGCGAGCGTCTCCGCCGCAGAGCCGTGCGGGAGGCTGCTCTTTGATCTCGCCCGCGCTGACATCCAGCCATCAGGACCCTTTTTTATGCCGAGCCCGTTACCCGAGCGGTGTGGGGAAGCGCTTTCAGCTGTGCTGCGAGCAGTGCCAAGCCTCGGCGCTGCCGTGCCGGCCAGGCAGGCCCCTCTCCTCAGCCCCGCTGTGCCCGCCTGGATGTTTCCAGAGCATCTTTTGGTGCAAATAATCTTCCGGACGCGGTTCGCTTGATCTCTGCCGGGACGCTGCTGCCTCCGGGGTGGATGGGGTCAGGGTCTGTCGGTGCAGTGGGACTAAAGGACGCGGCTGGGCCGAGCTGTAGCCGGCGGAGGTTAAatcccagctccccagggcaAGGTTCCCGATCCCCCCGCCGTcggagggaaggggcagagggCTTATTCCCGGCCACCCGGCGTGGGCAGAGCTCCGGGCACCGGAGGAGGCGGCTGGACCTCAGGGCCGCGGGctgtgggagaggaaaggagagagcaCGGGGTGGTGGGGCTGGTCCTGCACCGCTGTGCCGGCTCCCGGCCACGGTGGCACCGGGGACGCCTCACCCCAACCCCAAGGAGTCCCTCGGCAGGAGCTCCCTGGCTGATTTCCCAGCCTTTTATCCGGCCTCGAAGACCAACATCGGGCTGTGAGGCAGCCTCTGCCCTCGGCGCAGCCGTCGCCTGCCCGGGGTGAGAGGCGCCCGGTGCCGCTGCCTGCTCCGTGCcagctcccggcagcgccgggtACCACCAGCCCCACCGGCAGCCCCTCGGCGCCGCGGTTTGTGTTACGGGGAGCGGAAGGTGACGGGGTGCTGTGCGGCCCCTTCCCGCAGCTCTTTGCTGGAGTAGGAAGGACATCTAGTGTcctgggaaagcagagcagcaccGCGCTCCCACCGCAGCGAGGACCCCCCACCCAGCACCACCACGGCACGGGACTGGGTCACGGCCAACCGCTCAGACGGGGCCTTGCCGGGAGATTTGCCATCGCCGGCATCTCCCTGGCGCTCCCGGCACTGGGAGAGCTGCCGGTCCCACCGGCCTCTCGGCCGCttctgggtgcccccccccccaactttctGAAGAGGCTGCCGGGGAATTCTGTGCCTTCATCTGTTCCTCTCCGTTAATTAACGGCTTTTCACGGCTGAACAACGCAGCTATTTTCACTGCGTTGCTGTTCCGGGATCCGAGCCCTATCCAGGTCTAATCCCCGCTAATTAACGGGCGGCCAGCTGAGGCCCCGGCTGTTGGCAGCACCCCGGGTGCTGGCACCGTGCACCGTCCTGCGGCCGAGGCTCAGCGCCGGGCGCTCGGtgctccccagagctgctggggatggagaCGGCCAACACCCTGGGCAGGATTTATCCCCTTAatccccaggctggagcagcacACGCAGACCAGCCCCAGGGGACCCCGCACGTGCCGGAGCCGGAAAACTGAtcctgtgctgctccccatccccagggcccccccgcCGCGCCTCGATGTTATCTGTGCCCCACATTTtcttgggggtttgggggtgctgctgcagggccaTGGTACTCTGTTCCCCCGCAGACGGGGGCTCCTGCAGCCTGTCTTCGGGGGTACGAGCTAGGGGGGGgtgttctgggggggggggtgagcggGGGGGAGCCGAGCGTGCGCTAACGGACGCCGTTCCTCTGCCCTCAGCCTGCgcagctccagcagcaaacTGGCCCAGCTCACCCTGGAGCAGATCCTGGAGCACCTGGACAACCTCCGCCTCAACCTGACCAACACCAAACAGAACTGTACGTACCGGCGCTGCAGCCATCGCCGCGAGGTGCCCCGCGGCGCTACATGGGAACTGGGATGCTTCTTGGGATACTGGGAGCCCCTCGCAAAGCCGCCTGCATCCAAAATCCCGgatggatgggggggggggggttcttccctgcctggcccggtgggggggggtgtgtctcTGATTCCCGTTTCTGCTGGTTCCTCGACAGTTTTCAGCCAAACCCCGATCCTGCAGGCGCTGCAGCACGTCCAGGCCAGCTGCGACGAAGCCCACAAGATGAAGTGAGTCGCTTCTTCCCTGCCCAGCGCCCGCTGACCTCGGGACCGTGCGGTGGGTGCCCCCAGAGtgcctgacaccccccccccaccccaccccacactccctccctctgcttcctTCCAGGTTCAGCGACCTCTTCTCCCTGGCAGAGGAGTATGAAGATTCCTCTACCAAACCCCCCAAGAGCCGCCGAAAAGCCACCCTCTCCAGCCCCCGCAGCCGCAAGAACGCAGCCCAGCCGGCCAACAACGAGGAGGAGTCAGCTTCCAGCAGCGCCTCGGTAAGCGTCCCCGGTGTGTGtgtcctgtcccccccccggcaccccgtgGCCACATCCGCACCTCGAGGAggcgcaggcaggagctgggtcccccccccgccggcggCGGTGACCCCACGCTTCCCCCTCTCCCGGCACAGGAGGAAGAAgacaccaaacccaaacccgCCAAACGGAAAAGAAAAGGTTCCTCCGCCGTGGGCTCGGACAGTGACTGAGGGCTCtgccctctctctcccccccccccccacccctccccggcCGCTCTCGGGTCCCCGTGGTGCCCGGTTCCCCTGCCACGCTCGGACAAAAGCCATTGCCAGGACGGGAAGGAGAGCACGCGTCCCCTCCGGGAGCCCCCCGGGGCCCGGCCCACCCCGGCTCCCGCTGTGGGATTTGTGCCTCCGcacccaccctccctccccacttttaatttttttttggttttggttggttttttacctcctctttctttttttaccagCAGTCGGGGAGGGATGGGAGCgtgcacaccccccccacaccccccggacctggctccagcccctgcccactCGAGGGGCAGCGTGGGCGCAGGGGTCCCCGAGGGGGAACACGGcaccacgggggggggggggggggggggaagaggagaaatatCACACGTCCCCTATTTTCATattagaaatgtaaataaacagTGCGAACTGGCTTGCTGCTCCAGGATGCTTTGGGGAGGGGTGAACtcgtgtccctgcccgtggggACGAGGGGACGCCGAcacccccatcccacccacccccccccacgcccccgcAGCCTCCGCTCCCCTCCCAGGGTCGCGTCttcctggggagctgctgtggggtggaggggggggggggggggggcgtggggggggggaacaacacCGCGCCGGCACCCGCCGGGCAACGGCTTCGGTTCGGCGGACGCTGCCCGCGCCGGAGCCCCGTCGTCCGCGTGAGAAGGTGACGCCGCTCGCCCGTGTCACCCCCAGAGCTATTAGcgtttttaaagtgtttttaaaaaaaacaacaataaaaaattcTCGAATGTTTTGTACAAAACGCCAACTCTTTGTGCCGCGTCTCATCGGGGGCCCTGGGGCCgatgtccccccccccgcctcgcccGTGGCGCGTGGCTCCCGGGGGACCGCggtgctgccagctccccccccgaaatggaggggggggacagggctgggagagggggctgggggggtgggatggggacaggaactgatgggggggtggggatgaCATTGggggggtgtggaggggaggatggggagaggacggggggtttgggggggggggggacagggctgggagtgggggagaggtttggggggggataGGGGTGGAATTGGGGGGCCGCAGCAGGGACAATGGGGACATGACATgagggcccggggggggggcgggatgGGCACAGGACGGGATGGGGATggaccggggagggggggggcagggggctaCGGGGGGGTGTGGGCGTGTCCCGGCCCGTGGGCGAGTCCCAGCCCGTGGGCGTGTCTCCCAAGGCCAGTGGACGTGTCCTCCGGCGGTGGGCGTGTATCCCAGCCCGTGGGCGTGCCCCCACCCCGTGAGCGTGTCCCGGCCCGTGGGCGTGTTCCCCGGCGATGGGCGTACCCCCACTCCGTGGGCGAGCCCCAAGCCCGTGGGCGTGTCCCCGGCCCGTGGGCGTGTCTCTCAAGGCGAGTGGACGTGTCCTCCGGCGATGGGCGTGTGTCCCACCCCGTGGGCGTGTGTCCCACCCCGTGGGCGTGTCGCGGCCCGTGGGCGTGTCCCGGCCATGGCGCTCTGGTTGCTGCTGGCCGCCCTGGCCGCCCTGGCGCTGGGGCAGCGGCTGCTGTGGCCGCACCTCTGGGCCGACCTGGGCTTCGCGGCGCGGGCGGCGCGgtgccggcggcgggcggggagcgggggacCGGGCACTTTGGCCGCCCGGTTCCTACGGAGGGCGCGGGAGGCTCCGGGCCGACCCTTCCTGCGGGCTGCGGGGGGCGCGGAGCCCTacgggcgggcggcgcggcgggtgGCGCGGGTGGCCAACGCGCTGCGGGGGCGGCCCCTGAacggcggggacgggggggagTTGGGTCCCGGCGTGACCGTGGGGCTTTTGGTGGGCAACGAACCGCGTTTCGTCTGGGGGTGGTTGGGGCTGGCGGCGCTGGGGGCCCGACCCGCCTTCCTGGGCACGGCGCTGCGTCCCGCCGCGCTCCGGCACTGCCTGCGGTCCTGCGGGGCGCGGGGGCTGCTGGTGGCGGACGgtgagcggggaggggggggggggcaccggggaacggcgggggacggggacgggggaGCAAAGGCTCCGGGGAACCGGGGAGGTGCGGAGCCTGGGGGGAGccgggggatggggggggggcaccggggatgggggggcaccggggcaCCGGGGATGGGATGTTACCGCGGGCACCAGGCCCGGGGGTACCGGGGCTCAAGGGCCGGGCCGGTACCGGGGGCACCGGGCTTGTGGGGAGCGGGGACGGGCGGTACCGGGGATGGCAAAggctccgggggggggggggggatggtcCCTGGGGATTGGGGTGTCGGTACCGGGGGCAGCAGGGTggtgcccagctctggggtgcaggggtgggtGCAGGGGGTCTCCAGTGCTGCCGGCCGGGCTCGGCGCTGGGACCGGGGGATCTGGACAGCTCGGGGGTCCAGGATGGCTGAGGgacacccccccttcccccccccggggtcccTCCAGTCGTGCTGTGTCCCCCAAACTGGCCCCATCCACGTGTCCCGCACGGATCCTGCCTGGTCCTGAGGGCTGAGCCACTCACACCCCCGCCCCGGGCCAGGACTTGGGGTGGAAacagggcagccctggctgggggggggtccccaagggctgggggggaccgTGGGCCGTGCCCAGGACCTGCCCCCACACCAGGCTGTTCCCCCCCTCCAGACCTGTTTGGGTCAGTGGAGCCCatcctgcccagcctgcaggagGACGGCATCGTGGTGTGGGTGCTGGGCTCGGGGCCGTACCCCCCTGGCGTCGTGgccctgcaggagctgctggatgcGGCCTCCGAGGAGCTGGAGCCCGAGGACGTCTGGCAGCCCGAGGACATGAACGACACGTGCCTCTACATCTTCACCTCCGGCACCACGGGTGGGttccccggggccggcgggacCGGGCGCCCTGGGCGAGcaagggtggggggaagccaTGACGCCATCCTCCCTTTCCAGGTCTCCCCAAAGCCGCCCGCGTCTCCCACCTCAAGTCCATCATGTGCCTGGGCTTCTACGAGCTGGTGGGAGCCTCCAGCCGGGACGTGGTGTACCTGGCGCTGCCCCTCTACCACATGGCCGGGTCCCTCCTGGGCATCGTTGGCTGCATCGGCATCGGtgagcggggctggggaccccgCGGAGAGCCCAGTGacatttcgggggggggggctgatcCTCCCCCGCCCCCAATCCCGGCTTTCCGCAGGAGCCACTTGTGTGCTGAAGGAGAAGTTCTCAGCCAGCCAGTTTTGGGATGACTGTCGCGCTGAGGGCGTCACCGTCTTCCAGTACATCGGGGAGCTCTGCCGCTACCTGGTCAACCAGCCCTTGGTCAGGGCAGGGCTGGAATgggactggggtggggggatccAAATGGCACCCCCAAATCTGACCCTGCGGCCCCGCAGCGCCCCGGGGAGCGGGAGCACGGGCTGCGGCTGGCGGTGGGCAGCGGGCTGCGCCCCGACGTCTGGCGGAGCTTCCTGCAGCGTTTCGGGACCATCCGCATCGTGGAGACCTACGGGATGACCGAGGGCAACGTCACCCTCTTCAACTACACGGGGACGCCGGGGGCCGTGGGGCGCAGCAGCTTCATCTAcaaggtgggggggtggggtgctgtgcccccccacccccacccggTGCCTGTCCCCGCCGGGGTGCTGACCCCCACCCGGCGCCTCTCCCCAGCTCTTCTCGCCCTTCGAGATCGTGCGCTACGACGTGACGGAGGGAGCCCCGGTGCGGGACGCGGCTGGACGCTGCATCCGTGTGGGGACGGGTGAGTAGCGcggattgggggggggggggggttggggtgtgtcgtgtcccccctcccccgtcATGTGGCCTTGTCCCCGCAGGTGAGACGGGGCTGCTGATCGCCCCGGTGACCCCCCGGACCCCCTTCCTGGGCTACGCCGGCAGCCGGGAGCTGTCggagcagaagctgctgcgGGGGGTCTTCACCGAGGGTGACACCTACTTCAGCACCGGCGACCTGATGGAGCAGGATGCGGCCCAGTTCGTCCGCTTCCGTGACCGCACCGGGGACACTTACAGGTGCCAAAagcccccccctgccccccccccccccgccatgatgggcccccccccccagccccacagccccccatcCATTGCATAacccgggggggaggggggggctcagccccatcctgctcatccccaccaccccctcccaGATGGAAAGGTGAGAACGTGGCCACCACAGAGGTGGCCGAAGCCTTGGTGGCCCACGAATCCCTACAAGAAGCCACCGTATACGGTGTCACCGTGCCAGGTACCGACCCCCGCCCCAGGCCCGCTGTGGTCTCATTGCCcaccgctcccccccccccccagccccgtggtgccccccccccaaatctctgCCCTCACCCCCAGGCCACGAGGGTCGTGCCGGGATGGCGGCGCTGGTGCTGCGTCCTGGCTGCCGGCTGGACGGGCCAGCGCTTTACCGGCACGTTGAGCAGCTCCTGCCGCCCTACGCGCGGCCCCGCTTCCTCCGGCTGCAGGTAACGGGGGGACTGgggtgagtggggggggggtACAGGGGAGATGTGGGGGTgaccggggcggggggtccCCAACGCACCCCGCTGCCCTCCCAGGAGCGCCTGGCGATGACCGAGACCTTCAAGCAGCAGAAGGTGCGGCTGGCGCAGGAGGGCTTCGACCCGGCTCGCGTCCCCGACCCCCTCTTCCTGCTGGACGAGCCCACCCAGGCCTACGTGCCCCTCGGCCCCGCGCTCTGGCGGGACGTCCTGGACGGGCGCCGACGCATTTAGACCGAGCGCAggtgccccccgccccgagccCGTGGGTGTCCTGGCACTGGGTGCCCCAAAgtgcccacccccccacccccggtgTCCGTCCCACCAGCACCAGGTGCCCCacgggttcccccccccccacgtccGTCCCTGGGTACCCCCACATCTGTCCTGTGGGTCCCCACATCTGTCCTGCCATCcctggacacccccccccccccatctgtCTGGCGGGTCCCTGTGTCTGTCCCACTGTCCCCAGGTGCCCCCCCGGACCCCCATggccctgcccaccccccccccaactgccCACACTGGGGGTGCCACCGTCagtgccccccccgccccccaatcCCGGGGTCCTGCTCTTTATACAGACAGacattttcttggttttgcttttttttttttttaatttttccttatttttggcaaataataaacttttttgTAGCAAGTCTCGTTgctgtcaccccccccccccccatcctgctgcaagaaatggggggaggggtgtgtgggggggtgtcacctcggggggggggggtcacccaaGTCTCAGGgagggggacaccccccccccaggggttACCCACAGTTTGCAAGTGAGCGCTATAACaccaggcatttttttttttttttaattatttattcccccccccgAAGTTCACCCCTTTTTTCGGGCTCAGTGGCCGCATCCCCTGCACCGACGCGGCTTCGCTTGGGCGTTGAACCGGATTGCgaaccccaaaaaaaaaaaaaaaaaaccaacaaaaaaaaccccaccccccacccccaaaacccccttaAATTTGTGCAAAAGGCCTGgtctcccagccccccccccccattcgTACAGAAGGTTTGAGTTTAGGGGTCActtgtgccccccccccccccaattctcaGGCTCAGGTCGGGGGgatgatggggggggggggcggcaggtttgggggggggcaggtttggggggggcaggtttggggggggggcaggaggcagcagtggggccgatttgggggggggggcactgcagggagcaatttttggggggctgggagtcgaggggggggtggcgggggggggcagctcaGCACCCAAAGCTCTGctgggcggggggtgggggggcacagggacaccccatcccccccccaccaccaccccaggcACCCGGGGAGaatggggagctgggggggggggacgacaccgACCCCCAAAACTGATGGGAGCcaggaattgggggggggggggggggccactCCCCCCATGCTGCTTTTGTGCCGGTTCCCTGCAAACCGGGGCTGAAATCCTGCAAATTCAGCccaaaaaaatcctgcaaataTGGGCTGAATGCCTGCAAACTTGGCCTGAAATCTCCCAAATTTGGCCTGAAATCCTCTCAATTTGGGCAAAATCCTGCAAATTagggctggaagcctgcagatCAGGACCAAAATCCTGCCAATTTGGGGCAAAATCCTGCAGATTCGCCGATATCCTGCAAATTTGGGCCAAAATCCTGTAAATCGGGACTGAAACCCCCCCCAAATGTGACCTCGAATCCCCCAAATTTGGCCTCAAATCCTCTAATTTTGCCCTCATAGCCTAGAAATTTGGTCAAAACCCTGCAAATTTGGGCCAGAACCCTCCGAACTTGGGCCAAACCCTGCAAATTTGGCTTGAAACCCTCCAAAtttgagccaaaaaaaaaaaaaatccccaaattgACCCTAAACTCCTCCAAACGGCGTCCGAGCCGTCGCCAATCTCCGctgaaccccccccccaaaaaaaaaaaaaaaaaaagcggccCCGAAACTCCCCcaaatcttgctttttaaaaaaaaaaatcactaaaccCCAGTGAGCCGCGCTGCCCCCTCAGCCCAAGACccctggggggtgggggggggtggggggggtggtgttgaggattttttttttttttttggggggggggtggggagaggaaggaggcgGCAGCCCGCAGGTTGTATAATGTATATTGTATATATGCCAATGCCATAATAAAAACAGTGCAAATACAGTTACAGTTTGTAATactcatcccccccccccgccacccccacccccccccccagccccgctcccccgccccgTGCTCAGCGCGTTTGGttgggtccccccccccccccaaccccaaccccaaccacccccccccccacccatgggacaccccccccccccgcctccggGGCTGCGGgtgccgcgggggggggggggggccgagTTTTTGAGTGAAAGGCACAGATTCGGGAGGTGGCCGCCGCCACCAGTGCatcgccgggggggggggacaaggGGGGGGCACCGCTCCCCGTGTGTgtccccattcccccccccccccttccccatcccgCACCCCCTCCCTCAGCCGAGCCGCCGGGAAccccccctttatttttttatttttttttggattttttttttttttgttgggtttttttccccccccccgcacgcTTTATGTCTTACACACGAGGTCACACTACGAGGACGCGACGACTTCCACAACACCCATGGCTAGGCGGGTTCGCTTCCCGGTATTTTTCTACACAATgtacaattattattattattattctttctttttttttttttaatattttttttatcctttttttttcttttttttcttttttttaatgtgtcaaGAAATAGCTTATATACACGAACGAGTCCTTGTTATAACATTTCGGCAGCGATATCGTAAGCTAATGaagggacggggaggggggggttaGAGGGAGGGATGGGTTATGCCTTTGGAggaaccaaaaaaaattaaaatttaaaaaaaaaaaaaaacaaaaaaaccccaaacccctcccccacccccccccccccaaaaaaaacccccaaaaaataaaTCCCGGTAAAAGCATTTTCACAAGCGGATCTACCCCTAGCTGGAAAAGAAACGCGAAGGAAAAGCGGGAAAGAAATCCTTAATTTTTtgtagccaggaaaaaaaaaacaggaaaggaaaaggaaaaaaaaaaaaaaggaaaaagaaaggaaaaaaaaaaaaaaagggggaaaaaagggaaaaaaaaaaaaaaagggaaaaaaagggggggaaaaaggaaaaaaaaaaaaaaaaaaaaaaagattttctacCGTACATCGCAtccctgggggctgggggggctcaagccaaaaaaattaataataataataataataataataaaactgttAAACCTGCGGCCGCAGCCGGAgcctcggggggggggacggacccCAGGGAGCGAGTCGGGGCTCGGTTTCCCCCACTTTTGGggacaatatattttttttttggggggggggggaggagggagggagggaactGCCCGCAGACCCTGGGGCCGAGGcgtaaaaaaaagggggtgtcCCCATCGTGTCCCCCCGCTTCCATCCCCGGGGGGGGCGGATTTCACTTATAGCACCACGACGTCGGCGTCTTGTTCTCCATCCCCCCCCTCGGCGGGGTGAATATTGCacttgggtttggggtttgtttttttttttggggggggggggtggtggttctgggggggggggttgtagggtggggttttttttttttttttttttttcatttttgcttcgTTTTCTTGAAAACTTTTTCGCATTTCATCTCGACCCACGCGCCCAGGTCTGCTCGTacctctggggggggggggaatggcaCTTGAgcgagggaggggagagg
Protein-coding sequences here:
- the SLC27A3 gene encoding long-chain fatty acid transport protein 3 yields the protein MALWLLLAALAALALGQRLLWPHLWADLGFAARAARCRRRAGSGGPGTLAARFLRRAREAPGRPFLRAAGGAEPYGRAARRVARVANALRGRPLNGGDGGELGPGVTVGLLVGNEPRFVWGWLGLAALGARPAFLGTALRPAALRHCLRSCGARGLLVADDLFGSVEPILPSLQEDGIVVWVLGSGPYPPGVVALQELLDAASEELEPEDVWQPEDMNDTCLYIFTSGTTGLPKAARVSHLKSIMCLGFYELVGASSRDVVYLALPLYHMAGSLLGIVGCIGIGATCVLKEKFSASQFWDDCRAEGVTVFQYIGELCRYLVNQPLRPGEREHGLRLAVGSGLRPDVWRSFLQRFGTIRIVETYGMTEGNVTLFNYTGTPGAVGRSSFIYKLFSPFEIVRYDVTEGAPVRDAAGRCIRVGTGETGLLIAPVTPRTPFLGYAGSRELSEQKLLRGVFTEGDTYFSTGDLMEQDAAQFVRFRDRTGDTYRWKGENVATTEVAEALVAHESLQEATVYGVTVPGHEGRAGMAALVLRPGCRLDGPALYRHVEQLLPPYARPRFLRLQERLAMTETFKQQKVRLAQEGFDPARVPDPLFLLDEPTQAYVPLGPALWRDVLDGRRRI